The following proteins come from a genomic window of Mariniflexile sp. TRM1-10:
- a CDS encoding porin, with product MKIRLFALAFLTALMMNAQEIEAPKFGKGILNLVGKDSTWSMKVAARMQFLTVIDWANQDGNYIDPQSKFTVRRARLKFEGFAYSPKLEYKLELGLSNDDISGASVYTKNAPRYILDAVVKWHFAKNLQLWFGQTKLPGNRERVISSGNMQFVDRSLLNSRFNIDRDMGIQLHHQFNLSNSFVVKEILAISQGEGRNITTGNIGGHQYTTRLELLPFGEFVGEGDYSGSDLKREETPKLALGVSYDYNNNAVKNRSNQGSYMTNDTGFFETNINTLFIDAMFKYNGFSFMGEYANRDAKDAYAKNSDGSLTDVEVQVGNGLNLQAGYLFKTNWEVAGRYTNIAYDKTITGSDIENQYTLGVSKYIVGHKLKVQSDISYLDFGSNDKLMYRLQFDIHF from the coding sequence ATGAAAATTAGATTATTCGCATTAGCCTTTTTAACGGCTCTTATGATGAATGCACAAGAAATTGAAGCACCAAAATTTGGAAAAGGAATTTTAAATCTTGTGGGTAAAGATAGTACTTGGTCAATGAAGGTAGCCGCCAGAATGCAATTTTTAACTGTGATAGACTGGGCTAATCAAGACGGAAACTATATTGACCCACAATCTAAATTTACGGTTAGACGCGCGCGACTAAAGTTTGAAGGATTTGCTTATAGCCCAAAATTAGAATACAAATTAGAATTAGGATTATCTAATGACGATATATCTGGAGCGTCTGTTTATACAAAGAATGCTCCTAGATACATACTCGATGCGGTTGTGAAATGGCATTTTGCTAAAAACCTACAGTTATGGTTTGGGCAAACTAAATTACCTGGAAACAGAGAACGCGTTATTTCTTCTGGAAACATGCAATTTGTTGACCGCTCGTTACTTAATAGCCGTTTTAATATAGATCGTGATATGGGTATTCAATTACATCATCAATTTAATTTAAGCAACTCTTTTGTTGTAAAAGAAATACTAGCAATCTCGCAAGGTGAAGGAAGAAATATCACAACTGGTAATATTGGTGGACACCAATATACAACTAGATTAGAGCTATTGCCTTTTGGTGAATTTGTTGGTGAAGGTGATTATTCTGGAAGTGATTTAAAAAGAGAAGAAACACCTAAACTTGCTCTAGGAGTATCTTATGATTATAATAATAATGCGGTTAAAAATCGTAGTAACCAAGGATCTTATATGACTAACGATACTGGTTTCTTTGAAACTAATATAAACACCTTGTTTATTGATGCCATGTTTAAATACAATGGATTCTCTTTTATGGGTGAATATGCTAACAGAGATGCTAAAGATGCATATGCAAAAAACTCCGATGGGTCTTTAACAGATGTCGAAGTTCAAGTTGGAAACGGTTTAAATCTTCAAGCAGGTTATTTATTTAAAACCAATTGGGAAGTAGCAGGTCGTTATACTAACATTGCTTATGACAAAACAATAACGGGGAGCGATATAGAAAATCAATACACCTTAGGTGTTTCGAAATATATAGTGGGACATAAACTTAAAGTACAATCAGATATCAGTTATTTAGATTTTGGATCTAATGATAAATTGATGTACAGATTACAATTTGACATCCATTTCTAA
- a CDS encoding ribonucleoside-diphosphate reductase subunit alpha — MYVVKRNGRKEQIMFDKITARVRKLCYGLNELVDPLKVTMRVIEGLYDGVTTSELDNLAAEISATMTTAHPDYARLAARISVSNLHKNTKKTFSEVMHDLYTYINPRTGKDAPLLADDVYEVIMKNKDVLDSTIIYNRDFGYDYFGFKTLERSYLLKLNGQIAERPQHMLMRVAVGIHLDDLESVIETYELMSKKYFTHATPTLFNSGTPKPQMSSCFLLTMKDDSIDGIYDTLKQTAKISQSAGGIGLAIHNIRATGSYIAGTNGTSNGIVPMLQVFNDTARYVDQGGGKRKGSFAIYIETWHADIFDFLDLKKNHGKEEMRARDLFYAMWISDLFMKRVQEDGPWTLMCPNECPGLDEVHSDAFEALYLRYEAEGKGRKTIKARELWEKILESQIETGTPYMLYKDAANRKSNQQNLGTIRSSNLCTEILEYTSPDEVAVCNLASIALPMFVKNGEFDHKELFRITKRVTKNLNRVIDRNYYPVKEAENSNMRHRPIGLGVQGLADTFIQLRMPFTSDEAKKLNQDIFETLYFAAVTASMEEAKVDGPYQSYKGSPISKGEFQHNLWGLKDEELSGMWEWAKLRKQVLKHGVRNSLLVAPMPTASTSQILGNNECFEPYTSNIYTRRVLSGEFIVVNKHLLEDLVELGLWNDGLKQEIMRANGSVQGIEIIPQEIKELYKTVWELSMKDIIDMSRQRGYFIDQSQSLNLFMEGATMAKLTSMHFYAWKSGLKTGMYYLRTKSAVDAIKFTLQTTKKEEPTTEGVEVVNQDVVQKQKKHIAEKTAVKFAKQQAPEIEPMSAEEMKILIAQAKAAEGDDCLMCGS; from the coding sequence ATGTATGTAGTAAAAAGAAATGGCAGAAAAGAACAGATTATGTTCGACAAAATCACCGCCAGGGTGCGTAAATTGTGTTACGGGTTAAACGAATTGGTAGATCCGTTAAAAGTAACGATGCGTGTCATTGAAGGTTTATATGACGGTGTTACCACTAGCGAACTTGATAATTTAGCAGCCGAAATATCTGCAACGATGACAACGGCACACCCAGATTATGCACGATTAGCGGCAAGAATTTCTGTTTCTAACCTACATAAAAACACGAAGAAAACATTCAGTGAGGTTATGCATGACCTTTACACTTACATAAACCCTCGAACTGGTAAAGATGCACCACTTTTGGCCGATGATGTTTACGAGGTTATCATGAAAAATAAGGATGTTCTGGATTCTACCATTATTTATAACCGTGATTTTGGTTATGATTATTTTGGGTTTAAAACGCTTGAACGTTCCTATTTATTAAAGCTTAATGGTCAAATAGCTGAACGCCCTCAACACATGTTAATGCGTGTGGCAGTAGGTATTCATTTAGACGATTTAGAGTCGGTTATTGAAACCTACGAACTCATGTCTAAAAAATATTTTACACATGCTACACCAACACTTTTCAACTCAGGAACACCAAAACCACAAATGTCGTCTTGTTTCTTATTAACTATGAAAGACGATAGTATTGATGGTATTTACGATACATTAAAACAAACAGCTAAAATATCGCAATCTGCTGGTGGTATTGGTTTGGCTATACATAATATTCGTGCTACAGGAAGCTATATTGCAGGGACAAACGGCACTAGTAATGGTATTGTGCCGATGCTCCAGGTTTTTAACGATACAGCACGTTATGTAGATCAAGGTGGCGGAAAACGCAAAGGAAGTTTTGCTATTTATATTGAAACTTGGCATGCTGATATTTTTGACTTCCTTGATTTAAAGAAAAACCATGGAAAAGAAGAAATGCGTGCACGCGATTTATTTTACGCCATGTGGATTTCCGATTTATTTATGAAACGTGTTCAGGAAGACGGACCATGGACGTTAATGTGCCCGAACGAATGCCCGGGTTTAGACGAAGTACATAGCGACGCTTTTGAAGCATTATATTTAAGATATGAAGCTGAAGGAAAAGGCCGTAAGACTATTAAAGCCCGTGAACTTTGGGAAAAAATACTGGAATCCCAAATTGAAACCGGTACGCCATATATGTTGTACAAAGATGCAGCTAACCGTAAATCAAACCAACAAAATCTAGGAACCATTCGTTCATCTAACTTATGTACCGAGATTTTAGAATATACATCACCCGATGAAGTTGCTGTGTGTAATTTGGCATCTATAGCACTCCCTATGTTTGTTAAAAATGGTGAGTTCGACCATAAAGAACTGTTCCGTATTACAAAACGCGTAACAAAAAATTTAAATAGGGTTATTGATAGAAATTATTATCCTGTAAAAGAAGCTGAAAACTCTAACATGCGTCACAGACCAATAGGTCTTGGTGTGCAAGGGTTGGCAGACACGTTTATTCAATTACGTATGCCTTTTACAAGCGATGAAGCAAAAAAATTAAACCAGGATATCTTTGAAACGCTTTATTTTGCTGCGGTTACTGCAAGTATGGAAGAAGCCAAAGTAGATGGACCTTATCAATCTTATAAAGGATCTCCAATAAGTAAAGGGGAGTTCCAACATAACCTTTGGGGTTTAAAGGACGAAGAATTGAGCGGCATGTGGGAATGGGCAAAACTGCGTAAACAAGTATTAAAACACGGCGTACGCAATTCGCTTTTAGTAGCGCCGATGCCAACAGCTTCAACTTCCCAAATTTTAGGAAATAACGAATGCTTTGAACCATATACCTCTAATATTTATACACGTCGTGTATTATCGGGAGAGTTTATTGTAGTAAACAAACATTTATTGGAAGATTTAGTGGAGTTGGGTTTATGGAATGATGGTTTAAAACAAGAAATAATGAGAGCTAATGGTTCGGTTCAAGGTATTGAGATCATTCCACAAGAGATTAAAGAACTTTATAAAACGGTTTGGGAGTTAAGTATGAAAGACATTATTGATATGAGTCGCCAGAGAGGTTACTTTATCGATCAGTCGCAATCGCTTAACTTATTTATGGAAGGAGCAACTATGGCAAAATTAACGTCTATGCACTTCTATGCTTGGAAGAGTGGGCTAAAAACAGGGATGTACTATTTACGTACTAAGAGTGCTGTAGATGCTATTAAATTCACCTTACAAACCACTAAAAAGGAAGAGCCTACTACAGAAGGGGTAGAAGTAGTAAACCAAGACGTTGTACAAAAACAGAAAAAACATATAGCTGAAAAAACAGCGGTTAAATTTGCAAAACAACAAGCTCCAGAAATAGAACCCATGTCAGCTGAAGAAATGAAAATACTTATAGCTCAGGCAAAAGCGGCAGAAGGAGACGATTGTTTAATGTGTGGGTCTTAA
- the ppnP gene encoding pyrimidine/purine nucleoside phosphorylase yields MISANEYFDSNVKSLGYTTATGNSTLGVMNPGEYEFGTSKHETMRVIEGEMTVKLPGATEWVTFKAGEAYEIDANKKFQVKVSVQTSYLCQYK; encoded by the coding sequence ATGATTTCAGCAAACGAGTATTTTGATAGTAATGTAAAATCTTTAGGCTACACCACAGCAACAGGAAATTCTACTTTAGGCGTTATGAACCCTGGTGAGTATGAATTTGGAACTTCTAAGCACGAAACTATGCGTGTTATTGAAGGTGAAATGACTGTTAAGCTACCTGGGGCTACAGAATGGGTAACATTTAAAGCTGGTGAAGCTTATGAAATAGATGCTAACAAAAAATTTCAAGTTAAAGTATCTGTACAAACATCCTATTTGTGCCAATATAAATAA
- the pstA gene encoding phosphate ABC transporter permease PstA gives MSNIQRNRWKDQVFKFWGIFCTLIGLVLLVIFIGNIVIDGFSRIDWDFITNLPSRKAENSGIYTALMGSIWILLLTTIIAFPLGVAAGIYLEEYANNNKLAGLLEINISNLAGVPSIIYGLLGLEVFVRIMNLGASVLAGSLTLSLLILPIVIVATREAIKAVPNSIKDASYALGASKWQTIWHQILPASGGGILTGVILALSRAVGETAPLIVIGALAYVPFAPKTPMDEFSVLPIQIFNWISRPQAGFIENAAAAIIILLGITFIMNAVAVYFRNKWQKKWK, from the coding sequence ATGAGTAATATTCAAAGAAACAGATGGAAAGACCAAGTGTTCAAGTTCTGGGGAATATTTTGTACACTTATTGGTTTGGTATTACTCGTCATATTTATTGGGAATATTGTTATTGATGGGTTTTCTAGAATTGATTGGGACTTTATTACGAACCTCCCTTCTAGAAAAGCAGAAAATTCAGGGATCTATACTGCATTAATGGGAAGTATCTGGATCTTACTCCTAACAACAATAATAGCTTTTCCTTTAGGTGTTGCAGCCGGCATATATTTAGAAGAATATGCCAATAACAACAAACTAGCTGGTTTATTAGAGATTAATATTTCAAACCTTGCAGGTGTACCTTCAATTATTTATGGATTATTAGGTTTGGAAGTATTTGTAAGAATCATGAATCTTGGAGCAAGCGTTCTTGCTGGCAGTTTAACCTTATCATTATTAATTTTACCAATAGTAATAGTTGCAACACGTGAAGCTATTAAGGCTGTACCAAATTCTATTAAAGACGCCTCTTATGCGTTAGGTGCTTCAAAATGGCAAACCATTTGGCACCAAATTTTACCCGCTTCTGGTGGAGGTATTTTAACAGGAGTTATATTAGCTTTATCAAGAGCCGTTGGTGAAACAGCTCCGTTAATAGTGATTGGTGCTTTGGCATATGTGCCATTTGCCCCAAAAACCCCAATGGATGAGTTTTCGGTATTGCCTATTCAAATATTCAACTGGATCTCTAGACCACAAGCAGGCTTTATTGAAAATGCTGCTGCAGCAATTATCATTTTATTAGGCATTACTTTTATTATGAATGCAGTTGCAGTATATTTTAGAAATAAATGGCAGAAGAAATGGAAATAA
- a CDS encoding inorganic phosphate transporter: MENIYLYMIIALAILAIADLVVGVSNDAVNFLNSAIGSKAIPFKTIMIVASIGVGLGAIFSSGMMEVARSGIFNPHEFMFNEIMIIFMAVMITDILLLDFFNTVGMPTSTTVSIVFELLGASVAMALIKIGHKGGNFSDVVNYINTSKAGEIIFGILLSVVIAFSIGAAVQWVARLLLSYNYERKANWVGALFGGIAITSITYFIFMKGIGGTVYAKQSYDFIGGSTIKEFLSNQAPFIIFTSFIFWSLFSYLLISFTRLNIYKLVIIIGTFALALAFSGNDLVNFIGVPIAGWQSYSAWVGTGISPEAFSMGFLSDKVPTPTFLLIIAGLVMVATLWLSKKAKNVTETEINLSREGDGKERFQPNFLSRSFVRFAMLSSQMTSYILPKTWQAKIEKQFEKPVINLAKSKTHELPAFDMVRAAVNLMVAAILISLATSMKLPLSTTYVTFMVAMGTSLADRAWGAESAVYRVAGVLNVIGGWFFTAFIAFIAAALIAYLLNWNVDVMMPVLLLVAILLIARNYIAHRKQSSEAKAEDSLTKAESSSIQGVIYESANNIGNVVKRGNKIYTNAINGLAKQDLALLKKNKKQIVKLSSEVDELRDNIFYFIKNLDESSVGASNFYIHVLGYLQDMTQSLEYITKVSYKHVQNNHKKLKFNQIKELKEVDERFETFFNNTQKAFDSRSFEEIGIILGRKQEILGLVTSKIQKQVERTRTEESSPKNTTLYFSLLLETKDLLNATMNLLEEYHNAHDSSVKPATLVQNSTESK; encoded by the coding sequence ATGGAAAACATATACTTATATATGATTATCGCTCTTGCCATATTAGCAATCGCTGATTTGGTAGTAGGAGTTAGCAATGATGCCGTAAATTTCCTGAATTCAGCTATAGGCTCAAAGGCCATACCCTTTAAAACCATTATGATTGTTGCCAGTATAGGCGTTGGGCTAGGTGCCATTTTCTCTAGTGGTATGATGGAGGTTGCAAGATCTGGAATTTTCAATCCCCATGAATTCATGTTCAATGAAATCATGATTATTTTCATGGCAGTGATGATAACGGATATTCTGCTATTAGATTTTTTCAATACCGTGGGGATGCCAACATCTACAACTGTTTCTATTGTTTTCGAATTATTGGGAGCATCAGTTGCCATGGCACTTATTAAAATTGGTCATAAAGGTGGAAACTTTTCCGATGTTGTGAACTATATCAATACTTCCAAAGCAGGAGAAATCATTTTTGGTATTTTACTTTCTGTTGTCATTGCCTTTTCAATAGGTGCTGCTGTACAGTGGGTAGCACGTTTGCTATTATCTTACAATTATGAAAGAAAAGCAAATTGGGTAGGTGCTCTATTTGGTGGTATCGCCATAACTTCTATCACCTATTTTATCTTTATGAAAGGTATTGGCGGAACAGTTTATGCCAAACAAAGCTATGATTTTATAGGAGGTTCGACAATTAAAGAATTTTTAAGCAACCAAGCTCCTTTTATTATCTTTACAAGCTTCATTTTTTGGTCATTGTTTTCTTATCTTTTAATAAGCTTTACTAGGCTTAACATCTATAAGTTAGTAATCATCATAGGTACTTTTGCGTTAGCTTTAGCATTTTCAGGAAACGATTTGGTTAATTTTATTGGTGTACCAATTGCTGGATGGCAATCGTACTCTGCTTGGGTTGGCACAGGTATTTCACCAGAAGCTTTTAGTATGGGCTTTCTTTCTGACAAAGTACCTACTCCTACCTTTTTGTTAATTATAGCTGGGTTGGTAATGGTAGCTACCTTATGGCTATCAAAAAAAGCAAAAAATGTGACCGAAACCGAAATCAACCTATCTAGAGAAGGTGATGGTAAAGAACGTTTTCAACCTAACTTTTTATCTCGTAGTTTTGTAAGGTTTGCCATGTTATCATCTCAAATGACATCGTATATATTGCCAAAAACTTGGCAAGCTAAAATTGAAAAACAATTTGAAAAACCTGTAATTAACTTAGCTAAATCCAAAACACACGAATTACCTGCTTTTGACATGGTACGTGCAGCTGTAAATTTAATGGTAGCTGCCATTCTTATATCATTAGCAACCTCTATGAAACTTCCACTATCTACAACCTATGTAACGTTTATGGTTGCTATGGGTACATCATTAGCCGATAGAGCTTGGGGAGCCGAAAGTGCTGTTTACAGAGTAGCGGGTGTTTTAAACGTTATTGGGGGATGGTTTTTTACAGCATTTATTGCTTTTATCGCTGCTGCCCTTATTGCCTACTTGCTAAACTGGAACGTTGATGTTATGATGCCTGTGTTATTGTTGGTAGCTATCTTATTGATAGCTAGAAATTATATAGCACATAGAAAGCAGTCTTCTGAAGCTAAAGCCGAAGATAGTTTAACGAAAGCTGAAAGCAGCTCTATTCAAGGTGTTATATACGAAAGTGCCAACAACATTGGTAATGTTGTAAAACGTGGTAATAAAATATACACCAATGCCATTAATGGGTTGGCGAAGCAAGACTTGGCGTTATTAAAAAAGAACAAAAAGCAAATAGTAAAATTATCTAGCGAAGTAGATGAATTACGCGATAATATTTTCTATTTTATTAAAAATTTAGATGAATCCAGTGTTGGAGCCAGTAACTTTTATATTCATGTTTTAGGCTATCTTCAAGATATGACCCAATCTTTAGAGTATATTACTAAAGTGAGCTATAAACATGTTCAAAACAATCATAAAAAACTAAAATTCAATCAAATTAAAGAATTAAAAGAGGTAGATGAACGATTTGAAACCTTTTTCAATAATACTCAAAAAGCTTTTGATTCCAGATCATTTGAAGAAATTGGAATTATTTTAGGCAGAAAACAAGAGATTTTAGGTTTGGTAACCTCAAAAATTCAAAAGCAAGTTGAACGTACACGCACTGAAGAATCGAGTCCTAAAAACACAACCTTATATTTTAGTTTGTTATTGGAAACCAAAGATTTGTTAAATGCTACTATGAATCTTTTGGAAGAATACCATAATGCACACGACAGTTCTGTTAAACCTGCTACTTTAGTACAAAATTCAACAGAATCTAAATAA
- the pstC gene encoding phosphate ABC transporter permease subunit PstC: MRKTKEFIIEKSLFASSLITIAVTIGIVLVLSIEAVQFFSEVSIIDFITDTQWTPLFTEKHFGILPLLSGTLLTSFIAIAVALPIGLSISIYLSEYAPKSFRKSIKPLLELLASIPTVVYGFFALVVVTPYLQQIIPNLSGFNSLSAGLVMGIMIIPYISSISEDALHAVPQSLREASFGMGATKLQTAFKVIVPAASSGIIVSIILAISRAIGETMIVAVAAGQQPRLTLDPTVPVETITAYIVQVSLGDVQHGSLEYRTIFAAGITLFVFTFLLNTLSYRIRKKYREKYE, from the coding sequence ATGCGAAAAACCAAAGAATTTATCATTGAAAAATCTCTATTTGCAAGTTCGCTAATAACCATTGCAGTAACTATTGGTATTGTTTTAGTACTATCCATTGAAGCTGTGCAGTTTTTTAGCGAAGTATCTATCATAGATTTTATTACTGATACCCAATGGACGCCATTATTCACCGAAAAACACTTTGGAATTTTACCGTTACTTTCGGGCACATTGCTTACTTCTTTTATTGCCATAGCAGTGGCATTACCTATTGGCTTGTCTATTAGTATCTATTTAAGTGAGTACGCTCCAAAATCCTTCAGAAAATCCATTAAACCTTTACTAGAGCTTTTGGCTTCCATACCAACAGTTGTTTATGGTTTTTTTGCGCTTGTAGTGGTAACACCTTACTTACAACAAATTATTCCTAATCTATCTGGTTTCAACTCACTTTCGGCAGGTTTAGTTATGGGTATTATGATTATTCCGTATATCTCGTCCATTAGTGAAGATGCTTTACATGCCGTACCACAATCGTTACGCGAAGCCTCTTTTGGCATGGGAGCAACAAAACTACAAACTGCATTTAAAGTTATTGTCCCTGCAGCATCTTCGGGTATCATTGTCTCTATTATTTTAGCTATTTCAAGAGCTATTGGAGAAACCATGATTGTTGCTGTGGCTGCTGGCCAACAACCCAGATTAACACTAGACCCAACAGTTCCAGTAGAAACAATTACAGCTTATATAGTTCAGGTAAGTTTAGGCGATGTTCAACATGGTTCACTCGAATACAGAACCATTTTTGCTGCGGGAATTACGCTATTTGTGTTTACATTTTTATTAAACACCCTTAGTTATAGAATTAGAAAAAAATACCGAGAGAAATATGAGTAA
- the pstB gene encoding phosphate ABC transporter ATP-binding protein PstB, producing MAEEMEIIMEQLKDKSTVLGSVFDPSLKKTPKIEVSDAKVWYGDFMAIKGIDMSIKPHTITAFIGPSGCGKSTFLRLFNRMNDYVDGFKMEGKIKINGDNIYKKKVNVEELRKEVGMVFQKPNPFPKSIFENVAYGLKIQGIKDKNLIAERVEKALKQADLWEDVKDDLKKSALALSGGQQQRLCIARTLAVEPSIILMDEPTSALDPISTAKIEDLICQLKEKYTIIIVTHNMQQASRISDYTAFFYMGDLIEYNKTKTIFTNPEKQQTENYITGRFG from the coding sequence ATGGCAGAAGAAATGGAAATAATTATGGAACAATTAAAAGATAAAAGTACAGTGTTAGGTAGTGTCTTTGACCCATCTCTAAAAAAAACACCAAAAATAGAAGTTAGCGACGCAAAAGTGTGGTACGGTGATTTTATGGCTATTAAAGGCATAGACATGTCTATAAAACCACATACTATTACTGCTTTTATAGGACCTTCTGGATGTGGTAAATCAACATTTCTTCGTCTATTCAATCGTATGAACGATTATGTTGATGGTTTCAAAATGGAAGGTAAAATAAAAATAAACGGAGACAACATTTATAAGAAAAAAGTAAATGTTGAAGAACTTAGGAAAGAAGTGGGCATGGTATTTCAAAAGCCAAATCCGTTTCCAAAATCTATTTTTGAAAATGTTGCATACGGTTTAAAAATACAAGGTATTAAAGATAAAAACCTAATTGCTGAACGCGTTGAAAAAGCACTAAAACAAGCAGATCTTTGGGAAGATGTAAAAGACGATTTAAAAAAATCGGCACTTGCATTATCTGGTGGGCAACAACAACGTCTATGTATTGCCAGAACTTTAGCTGTAGAGCCATCAATTATTTTAATGGATGAGCCAACCTCGGCTTTAGACCCAATTTCTACAGCTAAAATAGAAGACCTTATTTGTCAACTTAAAGAAAAATACACCATCATTATAGTTACCCACAACATGCAACAAGCAAGTAGAATTAGTGATTATACTGCTTTTTTCTATATGGGAGACTTGATTGAGTACAACAAAACAAAAACAATTTTTACAAATCCAGAAAAACAACAAACCGAGAATTATATTACGGGGCGTTTTGGTTAA
- a CDS encoding PstS family phosphate ABC transporter substrate-binding protein, protein MKKQLLTLFVAVLALSCGNKNKSSEANNSETLTGTIKVDGSSTVFPVTEAVAEEFRNVQPKVNVTIGVSGTGGGFKKFSRGETNISNASRPIKDKEIAACAENNITYLELEVAYDGLAVLVNPENTWVDNFTPEELKKIWEPAAQGKIMKWNQIRPEWPNEEIHLYGPGVASGTYDYFTEAIVGESGSSRGDFTASEDDHVLVQGIAGDKYSLGFFGLAYYAENKDKLKLIGVDNGTEIIKPSLETVRNGTYTPLSRPLFIYVNSTSVKSPEVIAFVEYYIDNAAELSQDVGYIPLPTELYTKQKENFRTFVESNK, encoded by the coding sequence ATGAAAAAACAATTATTAACCTTATTCGTTGCTGTTTTAGCATTAAGTTGTGGAAACAAAAACAAATCTTCCGAAGCTAATAATTCTGAAACTTTAACAGGCACTATAAAAGTGGATGGTTCAAGCACCGTTTTTCCAGTTACCGAAGCTGTAGCAGAAGAATTTAGAAACGTGCAACCTAAAGTAAATGTTACTATTGGTGTATCTGGTACTGGTGGTGGTTTTAAAAAGTTCTCTAGAGGTGAAACCAATATCTCTAATGCTTCAAGACCAATTAAAGATAAAGAAATTGCTGCTTGTGCAGAAAACAACATTACATATTTAGAGCTAGAAGTAGCTTACGATGGGTTGGCTGTTTTAGTAAACCCTGAAAATACTTGGGTTGATAATTTTACTCCAGAAGAGTTAAAAAAAATCTGGGAGCCAGCCGCTCAAGGTAAAATTATGAAATGGAATCAAATACGCCCAGAATGGCCAAATGAGGAAATTCATTTATACGGTCCTGGCGTTGCATCAGGAACTTACGATTATTTTACTGAAGCTATTGTTGGAGAAAGTGGTTCAAGTAGAGGTGATTTCACCGCAAGTGAAGACGACCATGTATTGGTACAAGGTATTGCCGGAGATAAATACTCTTTAGGATTTTTTGGATTAGCCTATTACGCTGAAAACAAAGACAAATTAAAATTAATTGGTGTTGATAACGGTACAGAGATTATTAAACCTTCTTTAGAAACAGTAAGAAACGGCACTTACACCCCTTTGTCTAGACCTTTATTTATATATGTAAATAGTACTTCCGTAAAATCGCCAGAGGTTATTGCTTTTGTTGAGTATTATATAGATAATGCAGCCGAATTATCTCAAGATGTTGGCTACATTCCACTTCCTACTGAACTGTACACAAAGCAAAAAGAAAATTTCAGAACTTTTGTTGAAAGTAACAAATAA
- the phoU gene encoding phosphate signaling complex protein PhoU has product MVSNAEHQREILNQAGLEMLELCKSQLEKAIEAFLNNDSDLAEEVMSSENRVNALDIKIEKDCEKFLALYNPVAIDLRFIMAILKINFALERIGDHAYSISRYVVDRNKKVSEPLLKSLEFDLMVETVFSMIENITLAYETKDVKTARKVFKKDKILDKIDFNSFDIIEGEIKKEASLVGEALVVSSVIKKIERVGDLIKNVGEEIIFYIDAEVLKHKKKK; this is encoded by the coding sequence ATGGTATCAAATGCAGAACACCAAAGAGAAATTCTAAATCAAGCCGGATTAGAAATGTTGGAACTTTGCAAATCGCAACTAGAAAAAGCTATTGAGGCTTTTTTAAATAATGATAGCGATTTGGCAGAGGAAGTTATGAGCTCGGAAAACCGAGTGAACGCTTTAGATATTAAAATTGAAAAAGACTGCGAAAAATTCTTGGCATTATACAACCCTGTAGCTATTGATTTGCGTTTTATAATGGCTATTTTAAAAATAAATTTCGCATTAGAACGTATTGGAGATCATGCCTATAGTATTTCTAGATATGTAGTAGATAGAAACAAGAAAGTTTCTGAGCCATTGCTAAAAAGCTTAGAATTCGATCTTATGGTGGAAACCGTCTTTTCTATGATAGAAAACATAACACTTGCATACGAAACCAAAGATGTAAAAACGGCTAGAAAAGTATTCAAAAAAGACAAAATACTAGATAAAATCGATTTTAATTCTTTCGATATAATAGAAGGTGAAATAAAAAAAGAGGCGTCTTTAGTTGGCGAAGCCTTAGTAGTATCATCAGTTATTAAAAAAATAGAACGTGTTGGCGATTTAATAAAAAATGTTGGCGAAGAAATTATTTTTTATATTGATGCCGAAGTATTAAAGCATAAAAAAAAGAAATAA